In a genomic window of Corvus hawaiiensis isolate bCorHaw1 chromosome Z, bCorHaw1.pri.cur, whole genome shotgun sequence:
- the LOC125320575 gene encoding killer cell lectin-like receptor subfamily G member 1 isoform X1, protein MEEGVMYADLRLPSTPAPQQRVHIPWFWAALSLGLLSLILLLAQIILVSLSFHYLVQQQASCIHGPWSIEERPSYGKQTVQRLCDWNIGAGLTRRCQFCPVGWFWDAGQCYYFSSARKSWEQSKEDCCSRGAQLVTIQANTTLAFLVRTANMEVFHVGLKQDGFRSDWKWLDGTTLEGIFPIQRYPRSFQACGRVSGLGLSGGPCTEALRWVCKQSAATLQWLQSSTPAFLWGNTTYSCVRP, encoded by the exons ATGGAAGAGGGTGTCATGTATGCTGACCTGCGCCTTCCCTCCACACCAG ctcctcagcagcGAGTGCACATACCCTGGTTCTGGGCAGCCCTCAGCCTCGGTCTCCTCTCCCTGATACTCCTGCTGGCACAAATCATCCTGGTCAGCCTGAGTTTCCACT ATTTAGTACAACAACAAGCGAGCTGCATCCACGGTCCCTGGAGCATAGAGGAGAGGCCCAGCTATGGGAAACAGACAGTGCAAA GGCTCTGTGACTGGAACATTGGAGCTGGGCTCACAA GGCGATGCCAGTTTTGCCCGGTCGGCTGGTTCTGGGATGCGGGGCAGTGCTACTACTTCTCCTCTGCCAgaaagagctgggagcagagcaaagaggactgctgctccagaggggcACAGCTGGTCACCATCCAAGCCAACACTACCCTG GCTTTCCTGGTGCGTACAGCTAACATGGAGGTCTTCCATGTGGGGCTGAAGCAGGATGGCTTCAGGTCTGACTGGAAGTGGCTGGATGGCACCACACTGGAAGG GATCTTCCCAATCCAGCGCTACCCCAGGTCTTTCCAGGCCTGTGGCAGGGTGTCAGGCTTGGGACTGTCAGGTGGCCCATGCACAGAAGCCCTCAGGTGGGTCTGCAAGCAGAGTGCAGCCACCCTGCAGTGGCTCCAGTCCTCaactcctgccttcctctggGGAAACACCACCTACAGCTGTGTGAGGCCCTGA
- the LOC125320410 gene encoding uncharacterized protein LOC125320410 isoform X3 gives MPRGRAWTQAEVSGLLSLVRGSGEAALLMASTSRPNEALWREISRGLAAAGYGRSVAQCRSKWKALKQAFHSERETRRRAGQHSPRLPPHYRAMKSIWKAAGRPVFGERRMPDVVKLPSRKRRSALATRSPSSPEPPEHDVGEDTPSTLLSPTLQCAKDEPESPAGGDHVTGVPPTPPTMPHASCCFPPLSLLGCHADLKQEGAEGKASFPGETSLGMGRGNQMLPLAAAATGSHGTAAMSEQPAAGEDASDSSLHGSGVTGLLQNVQHLLVQILQTSRQQQALLESLASDTVSHLHLLSHSLVQVGETLHQLLLRPQTHPGPIGHYVPHVPLFEGGPRVPYSPGAPHTSPDHKEEPQLSPDARCIPP, from the exons ATGCCCCGCGGGCGAGCCTGGACGCAGGCGGAGGTCAGCGGCCTCCTGTCGCTGGTGAGGGGCTCGGGTGAGGCCGCCCTGCTCATGGCCTCCACGTCGCGACCCAACGAGGCGCTCTGGCGGGAGATCTCCCGGGGTCTGGCGGCGGCCGGCTACGGGCGCAGCGTGGCCCAGTGCCGCTCCAAGTGGAAGGCGCTCAAGCAGGCGTTCCACTCGGAGCGGGAGACGCGCCGGAGGGCAGGACAACACTCTCCCCGGCTGCCGCCTCACTACCGAGCCATGAAGAGCATCTGGAAGGCGGCCGGGCGGCCCGTCTTTGGCGAACGGAGGATGCCAG ATGTGGTGAAGCTGCCCTCCAGGAAGCGCAGGTCAGCCCTTGCCACACGCTCTCCATCCTCACCAGAGCCACCAG AGCACGACGTTGGCGAGGACACCCCCAGCACACTGCTGTCACCAACGCTGCAGTGTGCAAAGGACGAGCCAGAGAGTC cagctggtggGGACCACGTTACTGGAGTGCCACCCACGCCCCCCACCATGCCAC ATGCCAGTTGctgcttccctcccctctccctcctgg GCTGTCACGCTGACCTGAAGCAAGAAGGAGCTGAGGGAAAGGCCA GTTTTCCTGGTGAGACGTCCCTGGGGATGGGAAGAGGAAACCAAATGCTGCCTCTGGCTGCCGCAGCCACAGGCTCCCATGGGACAGCAGCCATGAGCGAGCAACCAGCAGCAGGTGAAGATGCATCAGACTCAAGCCTGCATG GGTCTGGCGTGACAGGCTTGCTCCAGAATGTCCAGCACCTGCTGGTGCAGATCCTGCAGACATCACGGCAGCAGCAGGCACTACTGGAGAGCCTGGCCAGCGACACAGTCTCCCACCTCCACCTCCTCTCCCACAGCCTCGTGCAGGTGGGCGagaccctgcaccagctcctgctccgACCGCAGACCCATCCTGGCCCCATTGGCCACTACGTCCCCCATGTGCCCCTTTTTGAGGGTGGCCCCAGAGTGCCCTACTCCCCTGGCGCTCCCCACACTTCCCCAGATCACAAAGAGGAGCCTCAGTTGTCCCCTGATGCCAGGTGCATCCCCCCATGA
- the LOC125320410 gene encoding uncharacterized protein LOC125320410 isoform X1, producing MPRGRAWTQAEVSGLLSLVRGSGEAALLMASTSRPNEALWREISRGLAAAGYGRSVAQCRSKWKALKQAFHSERETRRRAGQHSPRLPPHYRAMKSIWKAAGRPVFGERRMPDVVKLPSRKRRSALATRSPSSPEPPEHDVGEDTPSTLLSPTLQCAKDEPESPAGGDHVTGVPPTPPTMPHASCCFPPLSLLGCHADLKQEGAEGKATFVTGFPGETSLGMGRGNQMLPLAAAATGSHGTAAMSEQPAAGEDASDSSLHGSGVTGLLQNVQHLLVQILQTSRQQQALLESLASDTVSHLHLLSHSLVQVGETLHQLLLRPQTHPGPIGHYVPHVPLFEGGPRVPYSPGAPHTSPDHKEEPQLSPDARCIPP from the exons ATGCCCCGCGGGCGAGCCTGGACGCAGGCGGAGGTCAGCGGCCTCCTGTCGCTGGTGAGGGGCTCGGGTGAGGCCGCCCTGCTCATGGCCTCCACGTCGCGACCCAACGAGGCGCTCTGGCGGGAGATCTCCCGGGGTCTGGCGGCGGCCGGCTACGGGCGCAGCGTGGCCCAGTGCCGCTCCAAGTGGAAGGCGCTCAAGCAGGCGTTCCACTCGGAGCGGGAGACGCGCCGGAGGGCAGGACAACACTCTCCCCGGCTGCCGCCTCACTACCGAGCCATGAAGAGCATCTGGAAGGCGGCCGGGCGGCCCGTCTTTGGCGAACGGAGGATGCCAG ATGTGGTGAAGCTGCCCTCCAGGAAGCGCAGGTCAGCCCTTGCCACACGCTCTCCATCCTCACCAGAGCCACCAG AGCACGACGTTGGCGAGGACACCCCCAGCACACTGCTGTCACCAACGCTGCAGTGTGCAAAGGACGAGCCAGAGAGTC cagctggtggGGACCACGTTACTGGAGTGCCACCCACGCCCCCCACCATGCCAC ATGCCAGTTGctgcttccctcccctctccctcctgg GCTGTCACGCTGACCTGAAGCAAGAAGGAGCTGAGGGAAAGGCCA cttttgtgacAGGTTTTCCTGGTGAGACGTCCCTGGGGATGGGAAGAGGAAACCAAATGCTGCCTCTGGCTGCCGCAGCCACAGGCTCCCATGGGACAGCAGCCATGAGCGAGCAACCAGCAGCAGGTGAAGATGCATCAGACTCAAGCCTGCATG GGTCTGGCGTGACAGGCTTGCTCCAGAATGTCCAGCACCTGCTGGTGCAGATCCTGCAGACATCACGGCAGCAGCAGGCACTACTGGAGAGCCTGGCCAGCGACACAGTCTCCCACCTCCACCTCCTCTCCCACAGCCTCGTGCAGGTGGGCGagaccctgcaccagctcctgctccgACCGCAGACCCATCCTGGCCCCATTGGCCACTACGTCCCCCATGTGCCCCTTTTTGAGGGTGGCCCCAGAGTGCCCTACTCCCCTGGCGCTCCCCACACTTCCCCAGATCACAAAGAGGAGCCTCAGTTGTCCCCTGATGCCAGGTGCATCCCCCCATGA
- the LOC125320410 gene encoding uncharacterized protein LOC125320410 isoform X6, which produces MRARAACGFPAFRPTQVRILHTPDCSHSWGFGTEVMQDTSLSLVCMDAPASLPHWVTTFCLPKFPLQFQVDVGFSFTSSPSLLCSVAVRCSAAAAFQPRGGCIAVVAGGDHVTGVPPTPPTMPHASCCFPPLSLLGCHADLKQEGAEGKATFVTGFPGETSLGMGRGNQMLPLAAAATGSHGTAAMSEQPAAGEDASDSSLHGSGVTGLLQNVQHLLVQILQTSRQQQALLESLASDTVSHLHLLSHSLVQVGETLHQLLLRPQTHPGPIGHYVPHVPLFEGGPRVPYSPGAPHTSPDHKEEPQLSPDARCIPP; this is translated from the exons ATGAGGGCCAGAGCTGCCTGCGGCTTCCCTGCCTTTCGGCCCACCCAGGTGCGTATCCTGCACACCCCTGACTGTTCACACTCCTGGGGATTTGGCACTGAGGTGATGCAGGATACATCCCTGAGCCTGGTTTGCATGGACGCCCCAGCCAGCCTCCCACACTGGGTAACTACCTTCTgtctccccaaattccccctgcAGTTTCAAGTGGATGTGGGATTCTCCTTCACTTCCAGTCCTAGTCTGTTGTGTAGCGTTGCTGTGCGCTGCTCCGCCGCTGCTGCCTTCCAGCCCAGAGGTGGCTGCATTGCAGTGGTGG ctggtggGGACCACGTTACTGGAGTGCCACCCACGCCCCCCACCATGCCAC ATGCCAGTTGctgcttccctcccctctccctcctgg GCTGTCACGCTGACCTGAAGCAAGAAGGAGCTGAGGGAAAGGCCA cttttgtgacAGGTTTTCCTGGTGAGACGTCCCTGGGGATGGGAAGAGGAAACCAAATGCTGCCTCTGGCTGCCGCAGCCACAGGCTCCCATGGGACAGCAGCCATGAGCGAGCAACCAGCAGCAGGTGAAGATGCATCAGACTCAAGCCTGCATG GGTCTGGCGTGACAGGCTTGCTCCAGAATGTCCAGCACCTGCTGGTGCAGATCCTGCAGACATCACGGCAGCAGCAGGCACTACTGGAGAGCCTGGCCAGCGACACAGTCTCCCACCTCCACCTCCTCTCCCACAGCCTCGTGCAGGTGGGCGagaccctgcaccagctcctgctccgACCGCAGACCCATCCTGGCCCCATTGGCCACTACGTCCCCCATGTGCCCCTTTTTGAGGGTGGCCCCAGAGTGCCCTACTCCCCTGGCGCTCCCCACACTTCCCCAGATCACAAAGAGGAGCCTCAGTTGTCCCCTGATGCCAGGTGCATCCCCCCATGA
- the LOC125319367 gene encoding B-cell differentiation antigen CD72-like yields the protein MAGRGCRGRTFPSAAPQHTSASAETSCFCPLKRNRARRAIGAARGMAQSVVYADLKFAAGPPSTVPDEDDSPYENVPLGPVTAAPSPGRWTRRWRVPRALLAASLLLLLLVVAVVVLGAYYWQVTRSLQDTSREHMAEQGRLSQELRAREQSLEQTQLELAWAREELQRVWHEYNITQMELESRNAELGHTQQELAVLQEEVQVVQGKLNTSKSLVSSLRACVNTDCCPSGWVLYRSKCLYISMAKKNWQDSHQDCAERSAQLLVQDDWSSLLVPLFVQASNARYWIGTRIFYEAGSSVRRDSKYPKRYNSDCWSVGNGELWSLTCKNLFQWICEKSPNLSSASETRPPFLTKD from the exons ATGGCAGGGCGCGGGTGCCGTGGCCGTACTTTCCCCTCTGCCGCACCTCAGCACacttctgcttctgcagaaacCAGCTGCTTTTGTCCTTTGAAGCGGAACAGAGCCCGCAGGGCCATCGGGGCCGCTCGGGGCATGGCCCAGAGCGTGGTCTATGCCGACCTGAAGTTTGCCGCGGGCCCTCCATCCACCGTCCCCGATGAGGATGACAGTCCCTACGAGAACGTCCCGCTGGGGCCGGTGACAGCAGCGCCCAGCCCAG GGCGCTGGACACGGCGATGGCGCGTCCCCAGAgcgctgctggcagccagcctgctcctgctgctgctggtggtggccgtCGTGGTTCTGGGGGCTTACT ACTGGCAGGTCACCCGCAGCCTGCAGGACACCTCCCGTGAGCACATGGCCGAGCAGGGCCGCCTGTCACAGGAGCTGCGGGCtcgggagcagagcctggagcagacacagctggagctggcatgGGCCAGAGAAGAGCTGCAACGAGTGTGGCACGAGTACAACATCACCCAGATGGAGCTGGAAAGCAGGAATGCTGAGCTGGGGCAtacccagcaggagctggctgtgTTGCAGGAGGAGGTGCAGGTGGTGCAGGGGAAGCTCAACACCAGCAAGAGCCTTGTGAGCAGCCTGCGTGCCTGCGTGAACACAG ATTGCTGCCCCAGTGGCTGGGTACTCTACAGGAGCAAGTGTCTCTACATCTCAATGGCAAAGAAGAACTGGCAGGATAGCCACCAAGACTGTGCAGAGAGATCTGCTCAACTGCTGGTCCAAGATGACTGGTCATCATTGCTAGTGCCG cttTTTGTGCAGGCATCTAATGCAAGGTACTGGATTGGAACAAGAATTTTTTATGAGGCAGGATCTTCTGTACGGAGGGACAGCAAATACCC GAAACGCTATAATTCAGACTGCTGGTCAGTAGGTAATGGGGAATTATGGAGTTTGACGTGCAAGAATCTCTTCCAGTGGATCTGCGAGAAATCCCCAAACTTGAGCAGTGCATCTGAGACCCGACCTCCTTTTCTGACCAAGGACTGA
- the LOC125320410 gene encoding uncharacterized protein LOC125320410 isoform X4: protein MPRGRAWTQAEVSGLLSLVRGSGEAALLMASTSRPNEALWREISRGLAAAGYGRSVAQCRSKWKALKQAFHSERETRRRAGQHSPRLPPHYRAMKSIWKAAGRPVFGERRMPDVVKLPSRKRRSALATRSPSSPEPPEHDVGEDTPSTLLSPTLQCAKDEPESPAGGDHVTGVPPTPPTMPHASCCFPPLSLLGCHADLKQEGAEGKATFVTGFPGETSLGMGRGNQMLPLAAAATGSHGTAAMSEQPAAGSGVTGLLQNVQHLLVQILQTSRQQQALLESLASDTVSHLHLLSHSLVQVGETLHQLLLRPQTHPGPIGHYVPHVPLFEGGPRVPYSPGAPHTSPDHKEEPQLSPDARCIPP, encoded by the exons ATGCCCCGCGGGCGAGCCTGGACGCAGGCGGAGGTCAGCGGCCTCCTGTCGCTGGTGAGGGGCTCGGGTGAGGCCGCCCTGCTCATGGCCTCCACGTCGCGACCCAACGAGGCGCTCTGGCGGGAGATCTCCCGGGGTCTGGCGGCGGCCGGCTACGGGCGCAGCGTGGCCCAGTGCCGCTCCAAGTGGAAGGCGCTCAAGCAGGCGTTCCACTCGGAGCGGGAGACGCGCCGGAGGGCAGGACAACACTCTCCCCGGCTGCCGCCTCACTACCGAGCCATGAAGAGCATCTGGAAGGCGGCCGGGCGGCCCGTCTTTGGCGAACGGAGGATGCCAG ATGTGGTGAAGCTGCCCTCCAGGAAGCGCAGGTCAGCCCTTGCCACACGCTCTCCATCCTCACCAGAGCCACCAG AGCACGACGTTGGCGAGGACACCCCCAGCACACTGCTGTCACCAACGCTGCAGTGTGCAAAGGACGAGCCAGAGAGTC cagctggtggGGACCACGTTACTGGAGTGCCACCCACGCCCCCCACCATGCCAC ATGCCAGTTGctgcttccctcccctctccctcctgg GCTGTCACGCTGACCTGAAGCAAGAAGGAGCTGAGGGAAAGGCCA cttttgtgacAGGTTTTCCTGGTGAGACGTCCCTGGGGATGGGAAGAGGAAACCAAATGCTGCCTCTGGCTGCCGCAGCCACAGGCTCCCATGGGACAGCAGCCATGAGCGAGCAACCAGCAGCAG GGTCTGGCGTGACAGGCTTGCTCCAGAATGTCCAGCACCTGCTGGTGCAGATCCTGCAGACATCACGGCAGCAGCAGGCACTACTGGAGAGCCTGGCCAGCGACACAGTCTCCCACCTCCACCTCCTCTCCCACAGCCTCGTGCAGGTGGGCGagaccctgcaccagctcctgctccgACCGCAGACCCATCCTGGCCCCATTGGCCACTACGTCCCCCATGTGCCCCTTTTTGAGGGTGGCCCCAGAGTGCCCTACTCCCCTGGCGCTCCCCACACTTCCCCAGATCACAAAGAGGAGCCTCAGTTGTCCCCTGATGCCAGGTGCATCCCCCCATGA
- the LOC125320410 gene encoding uncharacterized protein LOC125320410 isoform X2, whose translation MPRGRAWTQAEVSGLLSLVRGSGEAALLMASTSRPNEALWREISRGLAAAGYGRSVAQCRSKWKALKQAFHSERETRRRAGQHSPRLPPHYRAMKSIWKAAGRPVFGERRMPDVVKLPSRKRRSALATRSPSSPEPPEHDVGEDTPSTLLSPTLQCAKDEPESPGGDHVTGVPPTPPTMPHASCCFPPLSLLGCHADLKQEGAEGKATFVTGFPGETSLGMGRGNQMLPLAAAATGSHGTAAMSEQPAAGEDASDSSLHGSGVTGLLQNVQHLLVQILQTSRQQQALLESLASDTVSHLHLLSHSLVQVGETLHQLLLRPQTHPGPIGHYVPHVPLFEGGPRVPYSPGAPHTSPDHKEEPQLSPDARCIPP comes from the exons ATGCCCCGCGGGCGAGCCTGGACGCAGGCGGAGGTCAGCGGCCTCCTGTCGCTGGTGAGGGGCTCGGGTGAGGCCGCCCTGCTCATGGCCTCCACGTCGCGACCCAACGAGGCGCTCTGGCGGGAGATCTCCCGGGGTCTGGCGGCGGCCGGCTACGGGCGCAGCGTGGCCCAGTGCCGCTCCAAGTGGAAGGCGCTCAAGCAGGCGTTCCACTCGGAGCGGGAGACGCGCCGGAGGGCAGGACAACACTCTCCCCGGCTGCCGCCTCACTACCGAGCCATGAAGAGCATCTGGAAGGCGGCCGGGCGGCCCGTCTTTGGCGAACGGAGGATGCCAG ATGTGGTGAAGCTGCCCTCCAGGAAGCGCAGGTCAGCCCTTGCCACACGCTCTCCATCCTCACCAGAGCCACCAG AGCACGACGTTGGCGAGGACACCCCCAGCACACTGCTGTCACCAACGCTGCAGTGTGCAAAGGACGAGCCAGAGAGTC ctggtggGGACCACGTTACTGGAGTGCCACCCACGCCCCCCACCATGCCAC ATGCCAGTTGctgcttccctcccctctccctcctgg GCTGTCACGCTGACCTGAAGCAAGAAGGAGCTGAGGGAAAGGCCA cttttgtgacAGGTTTTCCTGGTGAGACGTCCCTGGGGATGGGAAGAGGAAACCAAATGCTGCCTCTGGCTGCCGCAGCCACAGGCTCCCATGGGACAGCAGCCATGAGCGAGCAACCAGCAGCAGGTGAAGATGCATCAGACTCAAGCCTGCATG GGTCTGGCGTGACAGGCTTGCTCCAGAATGTCCAGCACCTGCTGGTGCAGATCCTGCAGACATCACGGCAGCAGCAGGCACTACTGGAGAGCCTGGCCAGCGACACAGTCTCCCACCTCCACCTCCTCTCCCACAGCCTCGTGCAGGTGGGCGagaccctgcaccagctcctgctccgACCGCAGACCCATCCTGGCCCCATTGGCCACTACGTCCCCCATGTGCCCCTTTTTGAGGGTGGCCCCAGAGTGCCCTACTCCCCTGGCGCTCCCCACACTTCCCCAGATCACAAAGAGGAGCCTCAGTTGTCCCCTGATGCCAGGTGCATCCCCCCATGA
- the LOC125320410 gene encoding uncharacterized protein LOC125320410 isoform X5 codes for MRARAACGFPAFRPTQVRILHTPDCSHSWGFGTEVMQDTSLSLVCMDAPASLPHWVTTFCLPKFPLQFQVDVGFSFTSSPSLLCSVAVRCSAAAAFQPRGGCIAVVAAGGDHVTGVPPTPPTMPHASCCFPPLSLLGCHADLKQEGAEGKATFVTGFPGETSLGMGRGNQMLPLAAAATGSHGTAAMSEQPAAGEDASDSSLHGSGVTGLLQNVQHLLVQILQTSRQQQALLESLASDTVSHLHLLSHSLVQVGETLHQLLLRPQTHPGPIGHYVPHVPLFEGGPRVPYSPGAPHTSPDHKEEPQLSPDARCIPP; via the exons ATGAGGGCCAGAGCTGCCTGCGGCTTCCCTGCCTTTCGGCCCACCCAGGTGCGTATCCTGCACACCCCTGACTGTTCACACTCCTGGGGATTTGGCACTGAGGTGATGCAGGATACATCCCTGAGCCTGGTTTGCATGGACGCCCCAGCCAGCCTCCCACACTGGGTAACTACCTTCTgtctccccaaattccccctgcAGTTTCAAGTGGATGTGGGATTCTCCTTCACTTCCAGTCCTAGTCTGTTGTGTAGCGTTGCTGTGCGCTGCTCCGCCGCTGCTGCCTTCCAGCCCAGAGGTGGCTGCATTGCAGTGGTGG cagctggtggGGACCACGTTACTGGAGTGCCACCCACGCCCCCCACCATGCCAC ATGCCAGTTGctgcttccctcccctctccctcctgg GCTGTCACGCTGACCTGAAGCAAGAAGGAGCTGAGGGAAAGGCCA cttttgtgacAGGTTTTCCTGGTGAGACGTCCCTGGGGATGGGAAGAGGAAACCAAATGCTGCCTCTGGCTGCCGCAGCCACAGGCTCCCATGGGACAGCAGCCATGAGCGAGCAACCAGCAGCAGGTGAAGATGCATCAGACTCAAGCCTGCATG GGTCTGGCGTGACAGGCTTGCTCCAGAATGTCCAGCACCTGCTGGTGCAGATCCTGCAGACATCACGGCAGCAGCAGGCACTACTGGAGAGCCTGGCCAGCGACACAGTCTCCCACCTCCACCTCCTCTCCCACAGCCTCGTGCAGGTGGGCGagaccctgcaccagctcctgctccgACCGCAGACCCATCCTGGCCCCATTGGCCACTACGTCCCCCATGTGCCCCTTTTTGAGGGTGGCCCCAGAGTGCCCTACTCCCCTGGCGCTCCCCACACTTCCCCAGATCACAAAGAGGAGCCTCAGTTGTCCCCTGATGCCAGGTGCATCCCCCCATGA
- the LOC125320575 gene encoding killer cell lectin-like receptor subfamily G member 1 isoform X2 — MEEGVMYADLRLPSTPAPQQRVHIPWFWAALSLGLLSLILLLAQIILVSLSFHYLVQQQASCIHGPWSIEERPSYGKQTVQRRCQFCPVGWFWDAGQCYYFSSARKSWEQSKEDCCSRGAQLVTIQANTTLAFLVRTANMEVFHVGLKQDGFRSDWKWLDGTTLEGIFPIQRYPRSFQACGRVSGLGLSGGPCTEALRWVCKQSAATLQWLQSSTPAFLWGNTTYSCVRP, encoded by the exons ATGGAAGAGGGTGTCATGTATGCTGACCTGCGCCTTCCCTCCACACCAG ctcctcagcagcGAGTGCACATACCCTGGTTCTGGGCAGCCCTCAGCCTCGGTCTCCTCTCCCTGATACTCCTGCTGGCACAAATCATCCTGGTCAGCCTGAGTTTCCACT ATTTAGTACAACAACAAGCGAGCTGCATCCACGGTCCCTGGAGCATAGAGGAGAGGCCCAGCTATGGGAAACAGACAGTGCAAA GGCGATGCCAGTTTTGCCCGGTCGGCTGGTTCTGGGATGCGGGGCAGTGCTACTACTTCTCCTCTGCCAgaaagagctgggagcagagcaaagaggactgctgctccagaggggcACAGCTGGTCACCATCCAAGCCAACACTACCCTG GCTTTCCTGGTGCGTACAGCTAACATGGAGGTCTTCCATGTGGGGCTGAAGCAGGATGGCTTCAGGTCTGACTGGAAGTGGCTGGATGGCACCACACTGGAAGG GATCTTCCCAATCCAGCGCTACCCCAGGTCTTTCCAGGCCTGTGGCAGGGTGTCAGGCTTGGGACTGTCAGGTGGCCCATGCACAGAAGCCCTCAGGTGGGTCTGCAAGCAGAGTGCAGCCACCCTGCAGTGGCTCCAGTCCTCaactcctgccttcctctggGGAAACACCACCTACAGCTGTGTGAGGCCCTGA
- the LOC125320145 gene encoding B-cell differentiation antigen CD72-like, with protein sequence MAQLYADLRFAKVMGGRSMASQALEAALSMNEAESPYDNTQPALAGQDGDGAEPSPGCWSRRWCLPVGLLATCLLLVAAVALGACYWQVTRSLQDTSRKHAAEQGRLSQELRAREQSLEQTQLELAWAREELQRAWHEGNISQLELNRLNAELRRVTGVLSKTEREVQEVQGRLNNSENTVALLRSCTAIDCCPSGWLLYRGKCLFISSEKKTWEDSRDECEKTYSQLLITKSWSRWTVPTFLKNADVPYWIGLQKGSFPWYEYSWLEEEDPESEGVSEAWFWVDGSLYERPWQSKSNGTCAIISRGSIKPTQCTGPKDLNLWICEKAAGPSLPFR encoded by the exons ATGGCCCAGCTTTATGCTGACCTGAGGTTTGCCAAGGTGATGGGGGGCCGGAGCATGGCCAGCCAGGCACTGGAGGCAG CCCTCAGCATGAATGAGGCAGAGAGCCCCTATGACAACACGCAGCCAGcgctggcagggcaggatggggacggggcagagcccagcccag GGTGCTGGTCCCGTCGGTGGTGCCTCCCTGTGGGTCTGCTGGCAACTtgcctgctgctggtggccGCTGTGGCCCTGGGGGCTTGCT ACTGGCAGGTCACCCGCAGCCTGCAGGACACCTCCCGCAAGCACGCGGCTGAGCAGGGCCGCCTGTCACAGGAGCTGCGGGCacgggagcagagcctggagcagacacagctggagctggcatgGGCCAGAGAAGAGCTGCAGCGAGCGTGGCATGAGGGCAACATCAGCCAGCTGGAGCTGAACAGGCTGAACGCGGAGCTGCGTCGTGTCACGGGGGTCCTGAGCAAGACAGAGAGGGAGGTGCAGGAGGTGCAGGGGAGGCTCAACAACAGCGAGAACACCGTGGCCCTCCTGCGCTCCTGCACAGCTATAG ATTGCTGCCCTTCGGGCTGGCTGCTGTACAGGGGCAAGTGCCTCTTCATCTCCTCGGAGAAGAAGACATGGGAAGACAGCAGAGATGAGTGTGAGAAGACATATTCTCAGCTCCTGATCACCAAATCCTGGAGTCGTTGGACTGTGCCG acCTTCCTGAAGAATGCAGATGTCCCTTACTGGATTGGACTGCAGAAGGGCAGTTTTCCCTGGTACGAATACAGCTGGCTGGAGGAAGAGGATCCGGAGAGTGAGGGGGTCTCAGAGGCCTGGTTCTGGGTGGATGGATCCCTTTACGAAAG GCCGTGGCAGTCAAAATCGAATGGAACCTGTGCCATAATAAGCCGAGGGAGTATCAAACCCACCCAGTGCACTGGTCCCAAAGACCTGAACCTCTGGATCTGTGAGAAGGCAGCAGGGCCAAGCCTCCCTTTCAGGTGA